The Pseudanabaena galeata CCNP1313 genome includes a region encoding these proteins:
- a CDS encoding ABC transporter substrate-binding protein, with protein MLRRQFNRLSLSLAGLGLAACSDSTVLNYRTPEKSSKFRVWWIQSFYPAETEALSQIVAEWEKKNNTKVEITFYNDGSINRDAENALENGNPPDILFSNTAEFALYPKLAWQNKLVDVSDVVEPVKDLFSPIALKAVAYKNSANPKPAYYAVPIAQLAAGLHYWRDLLADVGMNDTSIPKDWDGFWKFWQTAQDRANNKGKKDLYGIGLPMSAEGTDVIFMFEQFLTAYGVELLDDNGQLQVDNPKNRQGIIDALTKYAGFYKSKHVPPTAVQWTDADNNQVFLSRNSFMTTNPGLSIPASQQFDQEVYNKKLVTTEWSLAPDGKPLNYLVAVKQAVIFAGANVGDNKDDIAKEKARQDLAKNLLSHIIQPDNLLTYLKGAGGRYFPTMPKLLEDPYYKDSKDPHILAATKQFQNTKSFYTSQNPAYSEVGAKQIWGKTIKSVATGANTPEQAANEAIAQIKNIFTQWK; from the coding sequence ATGCTTCGTCGTCAGTTTAATCGATTATCTCTGTCTCTAGCAGGTTTGGGTTTGGCAGCCTGTAGTGATTCCACAGTTTTAAACTATCGAACTCCCGAAAAAAGTTCTAAATTTCGGGTTTGGTGGATTCAAAGTTTCTATCCTGCTGAGACAGAGGCTCTTTCACAAATTGTGGCGGAGTGGGAAAAAAAGAATAATACAAAGGTAGAGATCACTTTTTATAATGATGGCTCGATCAACCGTGATGCTGAAAATGCCCTTGAAAACGGAAATCCGCCCGATATCTTATTTAGTAATACCGCCGAGTTTGCCCTCTATCCAAAATTGGCATGGCAAAATAAATTAGTAGATGTTTCCGATGTTGTCGAACCTGTTAAAGACTTATTTAGCCCGATCGCCCTTAAAGCTGTTGCCTATAAGAATAGTGCCAACCCTAAGCCTGCTTACTATGCAGTACCGATCGCCCAATTAGCGGCTGGCTTACATTATTGGCGCGACCTCCTTGCTGATGTCGGAATGAATGACACTAGTATTCCTAAGGATTGGGATGGATTTTGGAAGTTCTGGCAAACAGCCCAAGACCGCGCTAACAACAAAGGTAAAAAAGATCTCTATGGGATTGGGCTACCCATGTCTGCGGAAGGTACGGATGTGATCTTCATGTTTGAGCAGTTTCTCACTGCTTATGGGGTTGAGTTACTGGATGACAATGGACAATTGCAAGTTGATAATCCCAAAAATCGCCAAGGCATTATCGACGCATTAACAAAATATGCGGGATTTTACAAGAGTAAACATGTTCCGCCCACGGCTGTGCAATGGACAGATGCTGACAATAATCAAGTATTTCTAAGTCGCAATTCATTCATGACTACCAACCCAGGTTTGTCTATTCCTGCTTCTCAGCAGTTCGATCAGGAGGTCTACAACAAAAAATTAGTAACAACAGAATGGTCACTTGCACCCGATGGCAAACCTCTCAACTATTTAGTTGCCGTGAAGCAAGCAGTTATATTTGCTGGTGCTAACGTTGGAGACAACAAGGATGATATTGCTAAGGAAAAAGCAAGGCAAGATCTTGCCAAAAATTTGTTGTCCCACATTATCCAACCTGATAATTTACTCACCTATTTGAAGGGTGCAGGAGGAAGGTATTTTCCGACCATGCCCAAATTATTGGAAGATCCCTATTATAAAGATTCCAAAGACCCCCATATTTTGGCAGCAACTAAGCAATTTCAGAATACAAAATCTTTCTATACATCGCAGAATCCTGCTTATTCAGAAGTAGGCGCAAAGCAAATATGGGGGAAAACCATCAAATCTGTAGCGACAGGTGCGAATACGCCTGAGCAAGCCGCCAATGAAGCGATCGCCCAAATTAAGAATATTTTCACCCAGTGGAAATGA
- a CDS encoding HAD family hydrolase, with protein sequence MTKSIPKKYEAIVFDFDGVLVESVDVKTQAFGALYAEYGDRIVEQVKAYHLLHGGVSRFDKFRYYHEVLLGKTLTQEEELRLGNLFSQYVEDAVVDAVYVSGAYDFLENTYQSIPLFVASGTPDQELKRIVSRRNMSHYFVSVHGSPDQKGDIIQRILSKYDFAPDRVLMVGDAIADYEGAIAAGVKFIGRVMQYPKTAPFPIGTIVLPDLVELVI encoded by the coding sequence ATGACTAAAAGCATCCCTAAAAAATATGAAGCGATCGTATTTGATTTTGATGGAGTCCTTGTGGAGTCAGTAGATGTCAAAACTCAAGCTTTTGGTGCTTTATACGCAGAATATGGCGATCGCATTGTCGAGCAGGTGAAAGCCTATCATCTACTTCATGGAGGCGTGTCAAGGTTTGACAAGTTTCGGTATTATCACGAAGTTTTGCTGGGTAAAACTTTAACCCAAGAAGAGGAACTGAGACTGGGAAATCTATTTTCGCAATATGTCGAAGATGCAGTAGTAGATGCAGTTTATGTGTCAGGAGCCTATGATTTTTTAGAAAATACTTATCAATCTATCCCGCTATTTGTAGCGTCAGGAACTCCCGATCAAGAGTTAAAAAGGATTGTGTCACGTCGGAATATGAGCCATTATTTTGTGTCTGTGCATGGTTCTCCAGACCAAAAAGGAGATATTATTCAAAGGATTTTGTCGAAATATGATTTCGCGCCTGATCGCGTATTGATGGTTGGCGATGCGATCGCTGATTATGAAGGTGCGATCGCTGCGGGTGTAAAATTTATAGGCAGGGTGATGCAATATCCTAAAACTGCTCCCTTTCCTATAGGGACAATAGTTCTCCCAGACCTTGTTGAACTAGTCATATAA
- a CDS encoding phosphoglycerate dehydrogenase — protein sequence MPKLLISTSSFDVKSNQVLQSLQAQGFEIVLNPYGRKLKETEVLELLSDDAIVGMIAGVEPLTRNVLKSTKSLKVISRCGIGTDSVDLVAAEELGIPVHITPTAPVIAVAELTVSLILSTLRRTSEADQSLRQGIWKPLMGKLLAAQVVGIVGYGRVGKRVGQLLGAFGAQTIAYDIFCNSLFADTMCLPSLDELLERATVVTLHIPYSAENHHLVNRDFIQKMPSGSIFVNASRGGLVDEEALYEALVSGHLAGAALDVFEEEPYSGKLLSLPQVVLTPHMGSYAKEARTQMEQEASQNLFDSLVNLGLAK from the coding sequence ATGCCTAAACTACTAATCAGTACTTCGTCTTTTGATGTAAAAAGCAATCAGGTATTGCAAAGTTTACAAGCCCAAGGCTTTGAAATTGTTTTAAATCCCTATGGTAGAAAGCTCAAGGAAACAGAGGTTTTAGAGCTACTGAGTGATGACGCTATTGTTGGCATGATCGCAGGTGTTGAACCGCTGACTCGTAATGTTCTAAAATCAACAAAATCTCTAAAGGTAATTTCACGGTGTGGAATTGGAACCGATAGTGTAGATCTCGTGGCGGCTGAAGAATTGGGGATTCCAGTTCACATTACCCCTACCGCTCCTGTGATTGCAGTGGCTGAGTTAACAGTGAGTTTGATTCTTTCAACTTTGAGACGCACTTCAGAGGCTGATCAGAGCTTGAGACAAGGGATTTGGAAACCTCTTATGGGTAAACTATTAGCGGCTCAAGTTGTAGGGATTGTGGGGTACGGAAGGGTTGGGAAGCGAGTGGGGCAGCTTTTAGGAGCTTTTGGGGCGCAGACAATCGCTTATGATATTTTTTGCAATTCTCTATTTGCGGATACTATGTGTTTGCCATCGTTAGATGAACTTCTTGAGAGAGCAACCGTTGTCACCTTGCATATTCCCTACAGTGCCGAAAACCATCATTTAGTGAATCGCGATTTTATTCAAAAAATGCCTTCTGGCAGTATTTTTGTGAATGCATCTAGGGGAGGGTTAGTTGATGAGGAAGCTTTATACGAGGCTTTGGTGTCAGGTCATTTAGCGGGAGCCGCCCTTGATGTTTTTGAAGAAGAACCATATTCTGGCAAGCTACTCTCTCTTCCTCAAGTTGTCTTGACTCCTCATATGGGTTCCTACGCCAAAGAAGCGAGAACTCAGATGGAACAAGAAGCTTCTCAAAATCTGTTTGACAGCCTCGTAAATCTAGGTTTAGCCAAGTGA
- a CDS encoding AEC family transporter: MFTLENPLVMLYVRLIGWTLLGYVLGKLLPKIFTTYLGKALLFVGVPISIISFLRQADLSGWIVIAPTTAWVAILVGAGLAWIWIDLGVSDERFSKLSRGITSREKNVETSPSMDATIEHETSWSGATQGSFLLAMTLGNTAFMGYPVSLALVGPQYFAWSLFYDLIGSTIAAYSVGIALASRYGSMSGGQKTPNPFVSMAKTPALWSLPIGVGMRFIPLPTVVTSGMSTIAWTTVTLSLVMIGMQLSQLKTLRNVKRALTCLSIKMLFTPLVVGTGLMFFGVTGEPRMAMVLQMAMPPAFSTLVIAQAYNLDRDLTVTTLAFGVVLLLFTIPIWLWLFS; the protein is encoded by the coding sequence GTTCACGTTAGAAAACCCTCTCGTCATGCTCTACGTGAGATTAATTGGATGGACTCTCTTAGGCTATGTCTTAGGAAAGCTCCTCCCCAAAATCTTTACTACTTATCTCGGTAAGGCTTTACTGTTTGTGGGTGTTCCGATCAGTATTATTTCTTTTCTGCGTCAAGCGGATCTATCGGGATGGATCGTGATTGCTCCAACTACAGCTTGGGTAGCAATTTTAGTCGGTGCAGGACTAGCTTGGATTTGGATCGATCTTGGTGTAAGTGACGAAAGATTTAGTAAGTTATCAAGGGGGATTACTTCTAGAGAAAAGAATGTGGAAACAAGTCCTAGTATGGATGCAACCATAGAGCATGAAACTTCGTGGTCAGGGGCAACACAGGGGAGTTTCTTACTTGCGATGACTTTGGGAAATACTGCTTTTATGGGATATCCCGTCAGTCTGGCTCTGGTGGGACCACAATATTTTGCTTGGTCACTGTTTTATGATCTGATTGGCTCCACGATCGCGGCTTATTCGGTGGGGATCGCTCTGGCTAGTCGCTATGGCAGCATGTCTGGCGGTCAAAAGACACCAAATCCATTTGTGTCAATGGCAAAGACACCCGCTTTATGGAGCTTACCAATTGGGGTGGGAATGCGATTTATCCCTTTACCTACAGTAGTTACATCGGGGATGAGTACGATCGCTTGGACAACAGTAACTTTGTCCCTTGTGATGATTGGGATGCAGCTAAGTCAATTAAAGACTCTCCGCAACGTCAAAAGAGCCTTAACTTGCCTATCCATTAAGATGCTATTTACCCCATTAGTGGTTGGTACAGGGCTAATGTTTTTTGGGGTAACGGGAGAACCTCGGATGGCAATGGTTTTACAAATGGCCATGCCCCCAGCTTTCTCGACCCTTGTAATTGCCCAAGCCTATAATCTTGATCGCGATCTAACGGTTACCACCTTAGCTTTTGGAGTAGTTCTTTTATTGTTCACCATACCCATTTGGTTATGGCTATTTTCATAA